The Leucobacter viscericola genome includes a window with the following:
- a CDS encoding sensor histidine kinase — MARPSPDPAMSIGAHPLSRALSLLAAVGVTASVFLDPDPNPLWALIVATIGLLAWVLLSLLRSRTRLSVEVILRSTLIAVGALLVTSIPVAGGVLLIAGLLGLIGDARIAWLYAFVAAGSAAALIAVIALRAPLQPESLLAALGFVVLGVVLGITRRSQTATRVAELRLAQQLAATQTERARSAALDERARIARDLHDTLAHTLGGLVVQLDAVEALAEAGRIDDVITRARAARGMAADGLVEAREAVASLKEDPLGKEDIRLNDAIRTLVDLERSLGATIVASIDSVPATIKAETASAFRRVAQEALTNARKHAPGEPLSLNLNYDDRSITLAVENARGHNRENDMPLHASGSGQGLAGMRARMSACPGGSLIVTENPSSFSIVATADSA, encoded by the coding sequence ATGGCCCGTCCTTCCCCCGACCCTGCGATGAGCATTGGCGCGCACCCACTTTCAAGGGCGTTGTCTCTACTGGCCGCAGTTGGCGTGACCGCCTCGGTTTTTCTGGATCCAGACCCCAACCCCCTGTGGGCGCTGATTGTGGCCACGATAGGGCTGCTGGCCTGGGTGCTCCTCTCCCTGCTGCGCTCGCGAACGAGGCTCTCCGTCGAGGTGATACTGCGCTCTACACTCATTGCAGTTGGTGCGCTTCTCGTGACTTCCATTCCCGTTGCCGGTGGAGTGTTGCTTATCGCTGGTCTGCTCGGGCTCATCGGAGATGCACGAATCGCTTGGCTCTATGCCTTCGTAGCCGCGGGATCGGCCGCTGCCCTGATCGCCGTGATCGCGCTTCGTGCACCGCTTCAACCGGAATCGCTTCTCGCCGCACTGGGCTTTGTGGTCCTCGGAGTTGTCTTGGGGATCACCCGGCGCTCGCAGACGGCAACGCGCGTTGCGGAGTTGCGCCTCGCCCAGCAACTCGCAGCCACTCAAACCGAGCGCGCGCGATCCGCAGCCCTCGACGAACGCGCTCGCATCGCACGCGATCTGCACGACACTCTGGCGCACACCCTCGGTGGTCTTGTGGTTCAGCTTGACGCGGTAGAGGCATTGGCAGAGGCCGGCAGAATTGACGACGTGATTACTCGCGCCCGGGCGGCACGCGGAATGGCCGCAGATGGACTGGTCGAGGCTCGAGAGGCCGTGGCATCTCTCAAGGAGGACCCCCTCGGCAAGGAGGACATTCGCCTCAACGATGCAATCCGCACCCTCGTCGATCTCGAGCGGTCGTTGGGCGCAACCATCGTTGCCTCGATAGATTCGGTTCCCGCTACGATCAAGGCTGAGACAGCGTCGGCTTTCCGCCGCGTTGCGCAGGAGGCACTCACCAACGCTCGAAAGCACGCGCCGGGTGAACCGCTCAGTCTCAATCTGAACTACGACGACCGCAGCATCACCCTCGCCGTTGAGAACGCACGGGGGCACAACAGGGAGAATGACATGCCGTTGCACGCATCGGGATCAGGCCAGGGCCTCGCGGGTATGCGAGCCCGAATGTCGGCGTGCCCGGGCGGGTCACTCATTGTCACTGAGAACCCGAGTTCGTTCAGCATCGTGGCAACGGCGGATTCCGCATGA
- the paaZ gene encoding phenylacetic acid degradation bifunctional protein PaaZ — MTRILQSYVQDAWWSPAAGVTGVEVKDAVTGEAVALVSSEGLDLAAAMEHARTVGQKSLGALTFHQRAVILKQLALALTERKKELYALSTHTGATKGDSWVDIDGGIGVLFTYSGKGRRELPNARVQLDGPVEPLSKDGTFLGRHIRTTLPGVTVQINAFNFPVWGALEKFGPAFLAGMPTIIKPATPGAYLAEQMVRIMIESGLLPAGALQLVSGSVRDVFDHARLGDVVAFTGSASTAEALRRHDAVQTGGVIFGAETDSINASVLGPDAVAGTPEFDAYVRQLVAEMTTKAGQKCTAIRRAIVPAASADALVEAVRDRIASKVVVGDPPEEGVTMGSLASVEQRDEVLRQVQKLVDGGGRIVLGEGQTAGLDTAFLDPMLLRFDDPFAERVHDTEAFGPVSSIITYDTPEQAADLVVRGGGSLVTSVASADPGFVAGLTLRAASANGRMLVLDRTDARSSTGHGSPLPNLVHGGPGRAGGSEELGGVRSVFHYMQRTAIQGSPEALTAITGVWHAGAATRDDRHPFRKSLQELRVGDQVLSDEREVTLDDITHFAEFTGDTFYAHMDEEAAAANPFFPGRVAHGYLLLSFAAGLFVSPEPGPVLANYGLENLRFITPVSPGDRVRVALTAKQIIPRETDDYGEVHWDAVLKNQDDEIVATYDVLTLVSKTP; from the coding sequence ATGACGCGCATACTACAGAGTTACGTACAGGATGCCTGGTGGAGCCCCGCCGCGGGCGTCACGGGTGTCGAGGTGAAAGACGCCGTCACCGGCGAGGCCGTCGCGCTCGTATCGAGCGAGGGTCTGGATCTCGCGGCCGCCATGGAGCACGCGCGCACCGTCGGGCAGAAGAGCCTCGGCGCCCTCACGTTCCACCAGCGCGCCGTGATCTTGAAGCAGCTTGCGCTCGCGCTGACCGAGCGCAAGAAGGAGCTCTACGCTCTGTCAACCCACACGGGCGCCACGAAGGGCGATTCCTGGGTCGACATCGACGGCGGCATCGGTGTGCTGTTCACCTACTCGGGCAAGGGTCGCCGCGAACTGCCCAATGCGAGGGTGCAGCTCGACGGTCCGGTCGAGCCTCTCTCGAAGGACGGCACGTTCCTCGGCCGCCACATCCGCACCACACTGCCCGGTGTCACCGTGCAGATCAATGCCTTTAACTTTCCGGTGTGGGGTGCGCTCGAGAAGTTCGGGCCCGCGTTCCTCGCCGGTATGCCGACCATCATTAAGCCCGCGACTCCGGGCGCCTACCTCGCCGAGCAGATGGTGCGCATCATGATTGAGTCGGGTCTGCTGCCCGCCGGTGCGCTGCAGTTGGTTTCGGGATCGGTGCGCGACGTGTTCGATCACGCGCGCCTCGGTGACGTGGTCGCGTTCACCGGCTCAGCCTCTACCGCAGAGGCGCTGCGCCGCCACGACGCCGTGCAGACCGGTGGCGTGATCTTCGGGGCGGAGACCGACTCGATCAACGCATCCGTGCTCGGGCCCGACGCCGTCGCTGGCACGCCCGAGTTCGACGCCTACGTGCGCCAGCTCGTCGCCGAAATGACCACGAAGGCAGGCCAGAAGTGCACCGCGATCCGTCGGGCCATCGTGCCCGCGGCGAGCGCTGACGCGCTGGTCGAGGCGGTTCGGGATCGCATCGCGTCGAAGGTGGTTGTCGGTGATCCTCCTGAGGAGGGCGTCACCATGGGGTCGCTCGCCTCGGTCGAACAGCGCGACGAGGTGCTGCGCCAGGTGCAGAAGCTTGTTGATGGCGGCGGCCGGATTGTGCTCGGAGAGGGCCAGACCGCGGGCCTCGATACCGCGTTTCTCGATCCTATGTTGCTACGTTTTGACGACCCTTTCGCCGAGCGCGTGCACGACACCGAGGCGTTCGGCCCCGTGTCGTCGATCATCACCTATGACACCCCCGAGCAGGCGGCTGATCTGGTGGTGCGCGGCGGCGGATCCCTCGTCACGAGTGTGGCGTCGGCCGATCCCGGGTTTGTTGCCGGGCTCACCCTGCGCGCTGCCTCGGCCAACGGGCGCATGCTCGTGCTCGACCGCACGGACGCACGCAGCTCGACCGGCCACGGCTCGCCCCTGCCGAACCTCGTGCACGGCGGCCCCGGTCGCGCGGGTGGCAGCGAGGAGTTGGGTGGTGTGCGCAGTGTGTTCCACTACATGCAGCGCACCGCGATCCAGGGCAGCCCCGAGGCACTGACCGCGATCACGGGAGTGTGGCACGCGGGCGCCGCAACTCGCGACGACCGCCATCCCTTCCGCAAGTCGCTGCAGGAGCTGCGCGTTGGCGATCAGGTACTGTCTGACGAGCGCGAGGTAACACTCGACGACATCACACACTTCGCCGAGTTCACGGGCGACACCTTCTACGCCCACATGGACGAGGAAGCCGCCGCGGCGAACCCCTTCTTCCCGGGGCGCGTTGCGCACGGCTACCTGCTGCTGTCGTTTGCGGCTGGCCTGTTTGTGTCGCCGGAACCCGGTCCCGTGCTCGCGAACTACGGGCTCGAGAATCTGCGCTTCATCACCCCCGTGTCACCTGGGGATCGTGTGCGGGTCGCGCTCACCGCAAAGCAGATCATTCCACGCGAGACCGACGACTACGGCGAGGTGCACTGGGACGCCGTGCTCAAGAACCAGGACGACGAGATTGTGGCGACCTACGACGTGCTCACTCTGGTGTCGAAGACGCCCTAG
- a CDS encoding 3-hydroxyacyl-CoA dehydrogenase family protein yields MTNPSLPIPAAEEAVPSRVGVLGGGRMGGGIAHAFLTSGAYVVVVERDVASADAARERIEQSIDASIARGLDADAALLKQNLTVATSVTAFGACRLVIEAVPESLDLKIEALSNIEQQLPGDAIIASNTSSIPLSQLAEALDRPERFIGLHFFNPVPASSLIEVVVCELTDPELPEIACGWVRALGKTPITVKDAPGFASSRLGVALALEAMRMVEQGVASAADIDLAMELGYRHPTGPLRTTDIVGLDVRLGIAEQLERDLGPNFAPPQLLRDMVAAGKLGRKSGQGFYDWN; encoded by the coding sequence ATGACAAACCCTTCCCTTCCGATCCCAGCCGCTGAAGAAGCCGTGCCCTCGCGCGTTGGTGTGCTCGGCGGCGGGCGCATGGGCGGCGGGATCGCCCACGCCTTCCTCACCTCAGGCGCTTACGTTGTGGTGGTCGAGCGCGACGTCGCCTCGGCCGACGCAGCCCGCGAGCGCATTGAGCAGAGCATTGACGCCTCAATCGCGCGCGGCCTCGACGCCGACGCGGCGCTGCTGAAGCAGAACCTCACGGTCGCCACGAGTGTCACCGCGTTTGGCGCGTGCCGCCTCGTGATCGAGGCCGTACCCGAATCGCTTGACCTCAAGATCGAGGCGCTCAGCAACATCGAGCAGCAACTACCGGGTGACGCGATCATCGCGTCGAACACCTCGTCGATCCCACTCTCCCAGCTCGCGGAGGCACTGGATCGGCCCGAGCGCTTCATCGGTCTCCACTTCTTCAACCCCGTGCCGGCGTCCTCGCTGATTGAGGTGGTGGTGTGTGAACTCACGGATCCCGAGCTGCCCGAAATCGCGTGCGGCTGGGTGCGCGCACTCGGCAAGACACCGATCACCGTGAAGGATGCCCCGGGGTTTGCGTCGAGCCGCTTGGGAGTCGCGCTCGCGCTCGAGGCGATGCGGATGGTCGAGCAGGGTGTCGCGAGCGCGGCAGACATCGACCTGGCGATGGAGCTCGGCTACCGCCACCCGACGGGTCCGCTGCGCACAACCGACATCGTGGGACTCGACGTGCGACTCGGCATCGCCGAGCAGCTTGAGCGCGACCTCGGCCCGAACTTTGCGCCGCCGCAGTTGCTGCGCGACATGGTCGCGGCAGGCAAGCTCGGCCGCAAGAGCGGCCAGGGATTTTACGACTGGAATTGA
- a CDS encoding enoyl-CoA hydratase/isomerase family protein, whose amino-acid sequence MSGASDTAAREPLRIEDRGTHVLATLDRPEKRNAIDQDLIDALHVLCARLEAVPQTLVLRGEGGTFAAGADIAQLRERRAADAKAGINTRAFMRINALPMPVIAVLDGYALGGGAELAYAADIRVGTQTLKIGNPETGLGIIAAAGATWRLRELVGEPLAAEILLAGRILDASEALAAGLITHLHDDGEAALATAEKIAGRIAKLDPTATRASKRVLHAPREAHPQVDLDEQAILFESPEKMRRMTEFLERKQAK is encoded by the coding sequence GTGAGCGGCGCGAGCGACACGGCAGCCCGTGAGCCGCTGCGCATCGAGGATCGCGGCACTCACGTGCTCGCCACCCTCGACCGCCCGGAGAAGCGCAACGCGATCGACCAGGATCTGATCGATGCCCTGCACGTGCTGTGCGCGCGGCTCGAGGCCGTGCCGCAGACACTCGTGCTGCGCGGCGAGGGTGGCACGTTTGCCGCGGGAGCCGATATCGCACAGTTGCGCGAGCGCCGCGCGGCCGACGCAAAGGCCGGCATCAACACCCGCGCGTTCATGCGCATCAACGCCCTGCCGATGCCCGTGATCGCGGTGCTCGACGGCTACGCCCTCGGCGGCGGAGCCGAGCTCGCCTACGCGGCAGACATTCGGGTCGGCACGCAGACGCTCAAGATCGGTAACCCCGAAACGGGCCTCGGCATCATCGCCGCTGCCGGTGCGACCTGGCGCCTGCGTGAACTCGTTGGCGAGCCACTCGCGGCCGAAATCCTGCTCGCCGGGCGCATCCTCGACGCCTCCGAGGCACTGGCCGCAGGGCTCATTACCCACCTGCACGACGACGGTGAAGCAGCCCTGGCGACAGCAGAAAAGATCGCGGGCCGCATCGCAAAGCTCGACCCTACGGCAACACGTGCCTCGAAGCGAGTGCTCCACGCACCGCGCGAGGCCCACCCGCAGGTCGACCTCGACGAGCAGGCGATCCTCTTCGAAAGCCCCGAAAAGATGCGCCGCATGACGGAATTTCTTGAGCGAAAGCAGGCGAAATGA
- a CDS encoding thiolase family protein yields MPEAFLVDGVRTPVGRYGGALAGVRPDDLAALVLRTLVERTGIPAGALDEVIFGAANQAGEDNRNVARMATLLAGLPDTLPGYTVNRLCASGMTAVSNASQAIRAGDAELILAGGVESMTRAPWVQEKPGKAWAKPGAQFDTSIGWRFTNPEFLKRDKATFSMPETAEEVARVDNISREDADAFAVESHRRAIAAIEAGHFADEIVPVEVSLGRGKTQLVDTDEGPRPGTTAEVLAGLRPVVAGGTVVTAGNASSLNDGASALLVASGEAVEKYNLKPRARIVTSVSAALAPEIMGLGPVPATEKALARAGLSVSDLGSIEINEAFASQSLASIRRLGLDPAIVNTDGGAIALGHPLGSSGSRLLVTLLGRMEREGSRYGLATMCVGVGQGTATIIERVES; encoded by the coding sequence ATGCCCGAGGCATTTCTCGTAGATGGTGTTCGTACGCCCGTCGGTCGTTATGGCGGTGCGCTCGCGGGCGTTCGGCCAGACGATCTCGCAGCCCTCGTGCTGCGCACGCTCGTGGAGCGGACCGGGATCCCCGCCGGCGCCCTTGACGAGGTGATCTTCGGAGCGGCGAACCAGGCCGGCGAAGACAACCGCAACGTCGCACGCATGGCCACGCTGCTCGCGGGTCTACCCGATACCCTCCCGGGATACACAGTCAACCGCCTTTGCGCCTCGGGCATGACCGCGGTCTCGAACGCCTCGCAGGCGATTCGTGCGGGTGACGCCGAGCTGATCCTCGCGGGTGGTGTCGAGTCAATGACCCGCGCACCCTGGGTGCAGGAGAAGCCGGGCAAGGCCTGGGCGAAGCCGGGCGCACAGTTCGACACCTCGATCGGCTGGCGCTTTACCAACCCCGAGTTTTTGAAGCGCGACAAGGCAACGTTCTCGATGCCTGAGACCGCGGAAGAGGTCGCTCGCGTCGACAACATCTCGCGCGAAGACGCTGACGCCTTCGCCGTCGAGAGCCACCGCCGCGCTATCGCCGCCATCGAGGCCGGGCACTTCGCCGACGAGATTGTGCCCGTCGAGGTGTCTCTTGGCCGCGGCAAGACCCAGCTGGTCGACACCGACGAGGGCCCCCGCCCCGGCACGACCGCAGAGGTGCTCGCGGGCCTGCGTCCCGTTGTCGCGGGCGGCACAGTGGTTACCGCTGGCAACGCCTCCTCGCTCAATGACGGCGCTTCGGCACTGCTCGTTGCAAGCGGTGAGGCCGTTGAGAAATACAACTTGAAGCCGCGGGCGAGGATCGTGACCAGCGTTTCTGCCGCGCTCGCCCCCGAGATCATGGGGCTCGGTCCGGTGCCCGCGACCGAAAAGGCTCTCGCACGCGCGGGGCTCAGCGTCTCGGACCTCGGCTCGATCGAGATTAACGAGGCCTTTGCCAGCCAGTCACTCGCCTCGATCAGGCGTCTCGGCCTCGATCCCGCGATCGTCAACACCGACGGTGGCGCCATCGCCCTCGGCCACCCGCTCGGCTCGTCGGGATCCCGACTGCTCGTCACCCTGCTCGGCCGCATGGAGCGCGAGGGATCACGCTACGGCCTCGCCACCATGTGTGTTGGTGTGGGTCAGGGCACGGCGACGATTATCGAGCGGGTCGAGTCGTGA
- a CDS encoding MFS transporter, with product MTAETMTTVDRRAEQRKVLAGTVVGTTIEWYDFFIYAQAAGAVFATLYFAPAGETVGQIVAWASLGISFLFRPLGAIVAGHLGDKLGRKRMLVLTLILMGISTALIGVLPTYAQIGIAAPVLLILLRVMQGFSAGGEWGGAALMSVEHAPTNKRGFFGAYPQIGVPLGMILATATMWVITTVLSEEQFLAWGWRIPFLFSIVLILVGYFIRRAVEESPVFKELQQRKGESATPLKTLFAKHAKQVIQAALIFIANNAAGYLLIAFFAAYATRPVAEGGLGLERPPVLLATTLASFGWLGFTLYGGILSDRIGRVRTFQIGYVLLGIWAIPMWFLIDTGDIFMYFLALFLMTVGLGLSYGPQAALYSEMFPADVRYSGVSIGYAIGAIFGGAFAPMIADLVFKSTGQSWTIGLYILGVTIISLVAVSFVKDPKGVALNTRSNEVVPQ from the coding sequence ATGACTGCTGAAACAATGACGACCGTCGACCGACGAGCGGAACAGCGCAAGGTGCTCGCGGGAACCGTCGTGGGTACCACGATCGAGTGGTACGACTTCTTTATTTACGCGCAGGCGGCGGGTGCTGTCTTCGCGACGCTCTACTTCGCCCCCGCGGGTGAGACCGTCGGGCAGATTGTCGCCTGGGCCTCCCTCGGCATCTCCTTCCTCTTCCGCCCGCTCGGTGCGATTGTCGCGGGTCACCTCGGCGACAAGCTCGGGCGCAAGCGCATGCTTGTGCTCACCCTGATTCTCATGGGCATCTCAACCGCGCTTATCGGTGTGCTCCCCACGTATGCCCAGATCGGGATCGCCGCACCCGTGCTGCTGATCCTGCTTCGCGTGATGCAGGGCTTCTCTGCCGGTGGCGAGTGGGGTGGTGCCGCGCTGATGTCTGTCGAGCACGCTCCCACGAACAAGCGTGGATTCTTTGGTGCCTATCCGCAGATCGGTGTGCCGCTTGGGATGATCCTCGCCACCGCCACGATGTGGGTCATCACCACTGTGCTTAGCGAAGAGCAGTTTCTTGCTTGGGGCTGGCGAATCCCGTTCCTGTTCTCGATCGTGCTGATTCTTGTTGGTTACTTCATTCGCCGTGCGGTCGAAGAGTCGCCCGTGTTCAAGGAGCTGCAGCAGCGCAAGGGTGAGTCGGCGACTCCGCTCAAGACGCTCTTCGCAAAGCACGCCAAGCAGGTCATTCAAGCAGCACTCATCTTCATTGCGAACAACGCGGCCGGTTACCTGCTCATCGCCTTCTTCGCGGCGTACGCGACGCGTCCCGTTGCCGAGGGCGGCCTCGGTCTCGAGCGCCCACCCGTGCTGCTCGCGACCACCCTCGCCTCGTTCGGTTGGCTCGGGTTCACGCTCTACGGTGGCATCCTCTCGGACCGCATCGGGCGCGTGCGCACCTTCCAGATCGGCTACGTGCTGCTCGGGATCTGGGCCATCCCGATGTGGTTCCTGATCGACACAGGCGACATCTTCATGTACTTCCTCGCGCTGTTCCTGATGACGGTCGGGCTGGGTCTCTCGTACGGACCGCAGGCGGCACTGTACTCGGAGATGTTCCCCGCTGACGTGCGCTACTCGGGTGTCTCGATCGGCTACGCGATCGGTGCGATCTTTGGCGGGGCCTTTGCGCCGATGATCGCAGACCTCGTGTTCAAGTCGACGGGCCAGTCGTGGACCATTGGCCTCTACATTCTCGGCGTCACGATCATCTCGCTGGTTGCGGTGTCGTTCGTGAAGGATCCGAAGGGTGTGGCGCTCAACACGCGGTCCAATGAGGTTGTGCCGCAGTAG
- a CDS encoding dihydrolipoamide acetyltransferase family protein has protein sequence MTTQVFRLPDLGEGLTEAALVRWMVAVGDTIKIDQAIAEVETAKSIVELPSPYAGTVIALHGEEGDTILTGAPVLEVSSGVEPGAGTAAGSATMAGSEASERSHTNDEHEAYRKEEQAGSGNVLIGYGTGAGPAKGRRKRRGAGAAPRASREGAGGSVASAGSPAPDEGVTPESSTTTSRTVAVRSPIVRRLARELGIDPRSVEPTGLDGAVTRADVLRAAEAGSAAPAAAAEAPGSGSAAIPNQHPTGPLKVLRTERFTPLRKAVSAKLSRSRAEIPEATVWVDVDLTEVWELRPRMASEGEKPPSLTALFARYTLLALEQYPLLASRLSASGDEIQVFDGVSLGIAVDTDRGLMVPVIHRADALSVSALDGSLRELSRVAREGRTPPEQLRDSTFTLNNYGGFGVDGSAAIINHPEVALLGIGRVLERPWVVDGQIVPRRIAQLSLVFDHRVCDGGYAAGFLRAVVDLLEHPLRAYPLV, from the coding sequence ATGACCACGCAGGTATTTCGTCTCCCCGATCTTGGCGAAGGCCTCACCGAGGCGGCGCTCGTGCGCTGGATGGTCGCCGTGGGCGACACCATCAAGATCGACCAGGCTATCGCCGAGGTCGAGACCGCCAAGAGCATCGTCGAGTTGCCCTCGCCCTATGCCGGCACTGTCATCGCCCTGCACGGCGAAGAGGGCGACACCATTCTGACCGGGGCGCCCGTACTTGAGGTGTCGTCTGGTGTGGAGCCTGGCGCTGGGACTGCCGCTGGGTCTGCCACCATGGCCGGTTCCGAGGCTTCAGAACGCAGTCACACGAACGACGAACACGAGGCCTATCGCAAAGAGGAGCAAGCCGGATCGGGCAACGTGTTGATCGGGTACGGCACCGGGGCCGGGCCAGCGAAGGGTCGGCGGAAGCGTCGGGGGGCCGGAGCAGCGCCTCGCGCCTCGCGCGAAGGGGCTGGCGGAAGCGTCGCCTCGGCTGGCTCCCCCGCGCCCGACGAGGGAGTTACGCCCGAATCAAGCACCACGACGTCTCGAACCGTCGCCGTGCGGTCACCGATTGTGCGCCGCCTGGCGCGCGAGCTCGGCATCGACCCGCGCTCCGTTGAACCCACCGGACTCGACGGCGCCGTCACACGCGCCGACGTGCTGCGTGCCGCCGAGGCCGGTTCGGCGGCTCCGGCTGCGGCCGCCGAAGCGCCTGGTTCAGGATCGGCCGCGATCCCGAACCAACACCCCACGGGCCCGCTCAAGGTGCTGCGCACCGAGCGCTTCACCCCGCTGCGCAAGGCGGTCAGCGCGAAGCTCAGCCGCAGCCGCGCCGAGATTCCCGAGGCGACGGTGTGGGTCGATGTTGACCTCACAGAGGTGTGGGAGCTGCGACCGCGCATGGCTTCTGAGGGAGAGAAGCCACCTTCGCTCACAGCCCTCTTCGCGCGCTACACGCTGCTCGCGCTCGAGCAGTATCCGCTGCTCGCGTCGCGCTTGAGCGCGTCGGGCGATGAGATCCAGGTGTTCGACGGGGTCAGCCTGGGCATCGCCGTCGACACGGATCGGGGCCTGATGGTGCCCGTGATCCATCGCGCAGACGCCCTCAGCGTGAGCGCGCTCGATGGCTCACTTCGTGAACTCAGCCGCGTCGCGCGCGAGGGACGCACCCCTCCCGAGCAGCTGCGAGACTCGACGTTCACTCTGAACAACTACGGAGGTTTCGGGGTCGACGGATCCGCGGCGATCATCAACCATCCCGAGGTCGCGCTGCTTGGCATCGGCCGGGTACTCGAACGCCCGTGGGTGGTCGACGGCCAGATTGTGCCGCGCAGGATCGCCCAGCTCTCGCTCGTGTTCGACCACCGCGTGTGCGATGGCGGCTACGCGGCGGGGTTCTTGAGGGCGGTCGTCGACCTGTTGGAGCACCCGCTGCGGGCGTATCCGTTGGTGTAG
- a CDS encoding alpha-ketoacid dehydrogenase subunit beta: MSTATLPKQTGSAPAAATQNATPASSVADAPTDHPRSAPVVETMTMAAALNRALADALIEDERVLIFGEDVGALGGVFRITDGLTARFGENRCFDTPLAESGIVGTAVGMAMNGLVPVVELQFDAFALPAFEQVVSHVAKLGNRTRGDVRLPLVIRIPYGGGIGGVEHHCDSSEAYYTHTPGLTVVSPSTPQEAYSLLRAAIASPDPVVFLEPKKLYWSKGVVDTSVTAELRQAQVIREGSDLTLISYGPSVPIALEAAEAATAEGRSVQVIDVRTLTPFDDATVMEAVRGTGRAIVIAEAPGFASVASEIQARVFEQCFEYLEAPVRRVTGFDTPFASPKFEHWYLPDVDRVLDAIDTLHWED; this comes from the coding sequence ATGAGTACCGCAACCCTGCCCAAGCAGACCGGATCCGCACCCGCAGCAGCGACCCAGAATGCCACACCCGCAAGCTCTGTCGCTGACGCACCCACCGATCACCCGCGCAGTGCTCCCGTCGTCGAGACTATGACCATGGCCGCCGCGCTCAATCGTGCGCTCGCGGATGCGCTTATTGAAGACGAGCGTGTGCTGATTTTCGGCGAAGATGTCGGCGCACTCGGCGGTGTCTTCCGCATCACCGACGGACTCACCGCCCGCTTTGGCGAGAACCGCTGCTTCGATACGCCGCTGGCCGAGTCGGGGATCGTCGGCACCGCTGTTGGCATGGCGATGAACGGACTTGTTCCCGTTGTTGAGCTGCAGTTTGACGCCTTTGCGCTGCCCGCGTTCGAGCAGGTCGTCAGCCACGTCGCCAAACTCGGCAACCGCACGCGCGGCGACGTGCGACTGCCCCTTGTTATTCGCATTCCCTACGGCGGCGGGATCGGCGGCGTCGAGCACCACTGCGACTCGTCTGAGGCCTACTACACGCACACACCCGGGCTCACCGTGGTGTCACCGTCGACTCCGCAGGAGGCCTACTCGCTGCTGCGCGCCGCGATTGCATCGCCGGATCCCGTGGTGTTTTTGGAGCCGAAGAAGCTGTACTGGTCGAAGGGTGTTGTCGATACCTCGGTGACCGCGGAGTTGCGACAGGCTCAGGTGATCCGCGAGGGCAGTGACCTGACGCTGATTAGTTACGGGCCGTCAGTACCGATTGCGCTGGAGGCCGCCGAGGCCGCCACTGCCGAGGGGCGGAGTGTGCAGGTCATTGACGTGCGCACGCTGACGCCGTTTGATGACGCGACGGTCATGGAGGCCGTGCGCGGCACCGGACGCGCCATTGTGATCGCCGAGGCACCCGGGTTCGCGAGTGTTGCGTCCGAGATTCAGGCGCGCGTGTTCGAGCAGTGCTTTGAGTATCTCGAGGCACCCGTGCGTCGGGTGACCGGCTTCGATACACCCTTCGCTTCGCCGAAGTTTGAGCACTGGTATCTGCCCGACGTGGATCGGGTGCTCGACGCCATCGACACACTTCACTGGGAGGACTGA